The Acidobacteriota bacterium genome segment TGGATCGACGTGCTGCGCAACGCGGACAAGCGGGGCGCGCTCGAAGCAGCGATCAGTGGAGACGATGTCTTTCTCACCCGCTTCACGCAGATCGAGCTCCTCGCGGGCGCCCCGCGCGAGGAGCAGTGGCACCGGCTGGCGACCTATCTCGACGGGCAGCGCTACCTGGAGCCCGAGCCCGACACCTGGCGGCAGGCGGCGCGGACCTTCTTCGAGCTGCACCGTCTCGGAACGCCCGCGCACAGCCCCATCGACTGCTGCATCGCCGAGATTGCGATCGCGCACAAGGCGCTGCTGCTCCACCACGACCAGGACTTCGGACTCATCGCGGCGCTGCGCCCGCTGCAGGAACGCTGGCTGGAGCTGTAGTCGAGCGTTGACGCCGGCGGCAGCCACGACCCCGCCGCGGTGGCTGATCTCGTCGCCGGCGAGTCCGCGCACGCCCGCATCCTCTCTATCCGGAAGGTAGCCGAGTCGAACGGCCGAGTGGCCCGGCAGGCGCACCGACCGGGGTTGGCGTTTTCTACGCCCCCTCCCGTTCTGTACGCGCCTGCACGAAAATTCGAAACGAGCGATGATGGGTACACACGCTTCCGAACGGGAAGTTCGCTTCGGAAGGGGAGGATTGGAATGCCATCGAGAGTGCTCGCATCGGGGGTCGGTCTTGCGCTGGCCCTCACGTTCGCGCCCGGTGCTTTCGGGCAGGGCCGCCAGACCGGCGCCATCGGCGGCGCCGCCGTCGATTCGCAGGGACTCTCGCTTCCCGGCGTCACCGTCACCGTGAGCTCACCGTCCCTGCAGGGGACACGAACCGCCGTCACCGACATCAACGGCAACTATTCGCTGCCGCAGCTCCCGCCGGGAGCCTACTCGGTGGTGTTCACGCTGTCCGGCTTCGACGACGTCGAGGAGGAGGCGACCGTCCCGCTCGGCGGCGAGGTGGGCGTCAACGCCGTCCTGGCGCCGGCCGGCGTGACCGAGATGGTGCAGGTGGTGGGCGTGGTCCCGGCGGAGATCCAGACCACGGAGACCGCCTCGAACATGGTGGTCGACGAAGTGAACGCGTTGCCGATGGGCCGCTCGCCGTTCGCCATCGCCGCGGTGCAGCCCGGTTTGAATACGAACACGCCCAACGGGGGCCAGCTCGCGGTCAACGGCTCGTTCGCCTACGACAACGTCTACCTGATCGACGGCGTGGACACGAACGACAACCTCTTCGGGACCTCGAACAGCCTCTACGTCGCCGACGCGATCGAAGAGACGCAGGTCCTCACCTCCGGAATCTCCGCCGAGTACGGGCGGTTCTCCGGCGGTGTGGTCAACGTCATCACGAAGAGCGGCGGCAACACCTTCTCGGGCAGTTGGCGGACGAACTACGACAACCCGACCTGGGAAGGGCTCAACCCCTACGAGGTCGAGAACGAAGTGGAGCGGGAGGACGTCCTGAACCAGACGCACGAGGCGACGCTGGGAGGCCCGATCGCGCGCGACCGCCTCTGGTTCTTCACCTCGTACCGCCGGGCCCGGACCACCGACAGCGACAGCTTCGGGCAGACCGGCATCTCGTACAGCGAGCGGGCCAACAACGACCGGAACCAGATCAAGCTGACCGCGACGCTCGCGCCGGGGCACACGCTCTCCGGCCAGTACATGCGGAACTACACGGCCCAGTTCGGCCGTCCCTCGTTCTCGGCGTTCAGCATCACGCCCGACGTGCTGAACGACGCGACGCGGCCGAACGACCTGTACGTGACGACCTGGCGCGGCGGCGTCAGCCGCAACGTCTTCGCCGAGGCGCAGGTGTCGCAGAAGCGGTTCGGCTTCCGGGGGGGCGGCGGCAGCGAGACCGCCATCGGGCACTCGCCGTTCATCACCCTGACGCAGGAGCTGGGGCACTACAACGCACCCTATTTCGATGCGACCGACCCCGAGGATCGCAACAACCTGCAGGTGACCGGCAACGTCACGTGGTACCGCGGCACCGAGCGGTTCGGTTCGCACAACGTGAAGGTCGGTTTCGAAAGCTACCGGTCCACGCGCACCGGCGGCAACTCGCAGACGTCGACCGGCTACGTCTTCGACGCCGACTACAAGGTGGACGCCAACGGCGATCCGGTCCTCGTGAACAACCGGCTGACCCCGGTGTTCTCCCCCTTCGAGTCGCTCATCGAGAACTGGATCCCCTCGCGCGGCGCGCGGATCGACATCAACACGTCGTCGTTCTTCATCAACGACAACTGGTCGCTCAACGACCACTTCTCGTTCAACCTGGGCCTGCGCGGCGAGTACGTCTCGAGCGAGGCGACGCCGGGCGACATCACGACCGTCGACACGCGGGCCATCGTTCCGCGCCTGGCCGCCTCGTACGACCCGCTCGGCGACGGCCGCTACTCGATTCAGGCGACCTACAGCCAGTACTCCGGGAAGTACAGCGAGGCGCAGTTCGCCGAGAACACCAACGTCGGCAACCCGAGCCTGCTGCTGGGTGTCTACACCGGGCCGCCGCACGAGTGCCCGGGCCTGCCGAACGCCACCGCGCTCGACTGCCCGGGTCTCGACCCGGCCAACTACTTCACCGTCCTGGGCCGCTTCCCGACGCAGAACGTCTTCACCGGTGAACGCCTCAATTCGCCCGTCACCGAGGAGTTCACGCTGTCGACCGGCGCCACGCTCGGCAGACGCGGGCACTTCCAGGTGACCTACGTCCGACGCCGCGCCCGCAGCTTCGTGGAGGATTACCAGGACCTGACGACGGGAACGACGGTGCTGACGGATCCGGACACCGGGGACGAGTACGGCGAGTTCACGAACAAGTTCTACCGGAACCCCGGCGACCTGGGGGACGATCCCGACGTTCTGCAGCGGAACTACGACGGACTGCAGTTCGAGACGCGTTACCAGTTGTTCGACGACCTGCTGCTGAACGGATCCTGGACGACCCAACTCCGCAACGAGGGGAACTTCGACGGCGAGGGCACCAACACGCCCGGCGTCTCGTCGGTCTACGGCGACTGGCCCGAGATTTCGCCGGCGGACCGGTTCTACCCCTGGGGCCGCCTCGACGACTACCAGAAGCAACGGGTGCGCGTCTGGGGCATCTATACCCTCGGCGTGGGATCGTTCGGCAATCTCGACATCGGCGCCTTCTGGCGCTACGACTCGGCGGAGAACTACAGCCTGGCGTCGAGCAGCTTCCGCGTGACGCCGGAGCAGCAGGCGATTCTCGACGAGCTCGGCTACATCGACGGTCCGTCCTCGCGCACGCTCTACTACTCGGACGGGCGCGGGTCCGAGCTCTACAACGGCTCCGGCCGGTTCGACCTGTCGCTGCACTACGACATCCCCGTCTGGCGGCGCCTGCGGCCGTGGGTGAAGATCGAGTGGTACAACCTGACGAACAACGACAAGCTGCTCTACTTCAACACTACGGTCCGGCCCGATTTCGACGGCCCGCTGGACGCACTCGGGATCCCGACCGCGTACATCGAGGGAGACCGCTTCGGCGAAGCGACCGCGGCCGGCGACTACCGTTCCGCCCGGTCGTTCCTGATCGCCTGGGGCTTCCGCTTCTAGACTGGTCCCGCTACCCAAGGAAGGAGCGCCGCCGCCTTGCCTGACCGCCACGAGAACCACGCCGCCCGCACCGTCGCCCCGGCATCCCCATCGCGCCGCCGCTTCCTGCGGGAAACGGCGGCCGCGCTTGCCGCGGCGCCCTTCGTCCGCCCGGCGTTCGCCCTCGGGCAGCCCGCCGTGCGCCCGGCGCCCGGCCTGCCGGCGCCGCACTTCGTCACCACCAACGGGATCAGGATGGCGGTGTACGAACGGGGCGAGGGCCTGCCGGTGGTCTTCGTGCACGGCTTCCCGGAGCTGGCGTACTCGTGGCGCAACCAGTTCCGCTCCTACCCGGCGGCCGGCCTGCGGGCCATCGCCCCGGACATGCGCGGCTACGGGCTGACCGACCGGCCCGCGGAGGTCGACGGGTACGCCATCCCGAGCCTCTGCGCGGACCTGGTCGGCCTGCTCGACGCCCTCGACATCGAGCGCGCGCTGTTCTGCGGCCACGATTGGGGCGGCGCGGCGGTCTGGACCATGCCGCGGCTCTACCCGGACCGGGTGCTCGGCGTCATCGGCGTGAACACGCCGGCGTTCGGCGGACAGGCGCCAAGCGCGCCGGCCGAGGAGCCGCTGATCGTCTTCACCGAGAACTACTACGCCACCACGTTCCTGGAGCCGGGCCGGGCCGAGGCGGTCTTCTCCCGCGACGTGCGGCGGGCGCTGGAGATGATCTTCCGCCGGGGATGGTACTGGGACGTCGAGAACATGCGCGGCTACCCGCCCGACTCGGCCGAGAAGACGATGGACATGCTGCGGATGATCGAGGAGGACAACTACCGGGGGGAGCTCATCCTGCCCGCCGACGTCCTCGACTACTGGGTGGAGACCTTCGAGGCGACCGGGTTCACCGGCGGGCTCAACTACTACCGGGCGAACATCGGCCGCGGCGGCGGGACGCCCCGGCCGACCGGCGACATCGACGTCCCCTGCCTCTACGTCGGCGCGGAGAACGACACGATCCTGCGTCCCTCGTCGTCCGACGCCATGCCGTCGTTCATTCCCGACCTCGAGCGCCGCGTCATCGCCGACTGCGGCCACTGGACGCAGCAGGAGCAGCCGGAGGAGTTCGACCGGCTGACGCTCGACTGGATCCGCCGCAAGTTCCGTTCAGCATGACGGGTGGAACCAAGCGCAGGAACGACGAGGCGGCGATCTGCCCGCCATGCTGCGGGAAATGGTCGGGGTGAATAGCCTCCAGGCAACCAACCAGGTGGCGACGCGGGAACTCGTGGCCATGCTGCGGGAGATGGCCGTCCGATCCCGGCCGACGTCGTCGACGTCCTCCCCGCCACCCTGCCCATCGAGCCGTTCGATCAGTCGCTGCAGCCGTTCGCGTTCGCGCAGGGCACGAGGTCCTGGGACGACGCGCGGAGGTCACACGAGATCGTCCAACGGCACGTCCAGAGCGGTGGCGAGGCTCTTGAGCGCCTTCACCGATCCGGGCTTCACGCCGCGCTCGATGGCGGAGAGGTAGGAGCTTGGGATGCCCGCGGCGACGGCCAGCGAGCGGGCGGTCATGCCGCGGTGCGTGCGCCAGACGCGCACGGGGTGTTCCCCTTCGACAATGCGGCGTGGCTGGCACCGGCTCTTGCGCCACGGCGTCAGAGCTGCTCGCCCGCGTCCGCGGCGACAGGCCGTCACCCGGTTCGGCTCGACGCGATCCGCATCGAGGAATCCCGCCGTTTCCCTCGCCGCGGCGGCGGGCGATATGATCGATGGGTTCGGCCACCACCGGTGCCGGCCGACGCCGCATCCACCACCGACACTTTCCACGGAGCCTCCCATGCAACTCGCTCGCTCGCTCGCTGCAACCACCCTGCTCGTCGTCGCCGCGGCCCTCCCGGCCGGGGCGCAGGTGCAGGCCGTGAACGACCCCATTGCGGAGCCGATCCGGAAAGGCGACCTGGTCGTGGAGGCGAACCGGTTCGTGCGCGCGCCGCAGACCGAGGAATCGGCGCTGGACGCCATCACGAACCTGGCCTATGCCCGCATCCAGTACCTGACGCCGATCGGGGACGGCTCGGGGCGCCTGGTCCTCAACGACCTGCGCGGGCCGCTCTACATCACCGACGAGAGCGGGATGGAGCCGGTCACCTACCTGGACATCCGCACCCGCGACGTCGGCTTCGACGACTCGATGTTCCCCAACGAGACCGGTCTGGTGGGGATTGCGTTCCACCCGCAGTTCGCCGCCGCCGGCACGCCGGGGTACGGGAAGTTCTACACGGCGTACAGCGCCACGTCGGAAAGCGGTCGGGCGGACTACCTCGACGACGACGCCGAGAGCCACGAGAGCGTGATCCGGGAGTGGACGGCCGACGATCCGGCGGCCAACGTGTTCAGCGGCACGTCGCGCGAGGTCTTCCGGATCGGCCAGTTCGCCTCCAACCACAACATCGGCGTCATCGCGTTCAATCCGACGGCGGCCGCGGGGTCGCCGGACTACGGGATCCTCTACGCCAGCCTCGGAGACGCCGGGGCGGCCAACGATCCCCGCGACTTCAGCCAGTCCCTCGGCGTTCCGCACGGCGCGATCATCCGCATCGATCCCCTCGCGGGCGACGGAAGCAGGGGCTACGGCATCCCGGTGGACAATCCCTTCGTGGGCGAGGCCGGCGTCGCCCCCGAGATCTGGGCCTACGGCCTGCGGCACGCGCAGCAGTTCTCCTGGGACACCGACGGCCGGATGTTCATGGGCGACATCGGCCAGAACTTCGTGGAGGAGGTCAATCTGGGCGTGCCCGGCGCCAACTACGGCTGGCGGCTCCGGGAGGGCACCTTCGCCACCGGCTACGCGGTCGGCGCCAGGCGCCCGGGACGCGTGTATCCGCGGCCGGCCCAGGACGACCAGGCCTTCGTGTATCCGGTGGCCCAGTACGACCACGGCGAGGGCAACGCCGTCGGCGGCGGGTTCGTCTATCGCGGCCAGGCCATTCCCGCCCTGCAGGGCAAGTACGTCTTCACCGACTTCCCGCGCGGCCGCGTGTTGTACATCGATGCGGACACGCTCGTCGCCGGTCAGCTCGCCGAGATCCGGGAGTTGCGGCTGATCGTGGACG includes the following:
- a CDS encoding PIN domain nuclease: MLIVDTSLWIDVLRNADKRGALEAAISGDDVFLTRFTQIELLAGAPREEQWHRLATYLDGQRYLEPEPDTWRQAARTFFELHRLGTPAHSPIDCCIAEIAIAHKALLLHHDQDFGLIAALRPLQERWLEL
- a CDS encoding TonB-dependent receptor is translated as MPSRVLASGVGLALALTFAPGAFGQGRQTGAIGGAAVDSQGLSLPGVTVTVSSPSLQGTRTAVTDINGNYSLPQLPPGAYSVVFTLSGFDDVEEEATVPLGGEVGVNAVLAPAGVTEMVQVVGVVPAEIQTTETASNMVVDEVNALPMGRSPFAIAAVQPGLNTNTPNGGQLAVNGSFAYDNVYLIDGVDTNDNLFGTSNSLYVADAIEETQVLTSGISAEYGRFSGGVVNVITKSGGNTFSGSWRTNYDNPTWEGLNPYEVENEVEREDVLNQTHEATLGGPIARDRLWFFTSYRRARTTDSDSFGQTGISYSERANNDRNQIKLTATLAPGHTLSGQYMRNYTAQFGRPSFSAFSITPDVLNDATRPNDLYVTTWRGGVSRNVFAEAQVSQKRFGFRGGGGSETAIGHSPFITLTQELGHYNAPYFDATDPEDRNNLQVTGNVTWYRGTERFGSHNVKVGFESYRSTRTGGNSQTSTGYVFDADYKVDANGDPVLVNNRLTPVFSPFESLIENWIPSRGARIDINTSSFFINDNWSLNDHFSFNLGLRGEYVSSEATPGDITTVDTRAIVPRLAASYDPLGDGRYSIQATYSQYSGKYSEAQFAENTNVGNPSLLLGVYTGPPHECPGLPNATALDCPGLDPANYFTVLGRFPTQNVFTGERLNSPVTEEFTLSTGATLGRRGHFQVTYVRRRARSFVEDYQDLTTGTTVLTDPDTGDEYGEFTNKFYRNPGDLGDDPDVLQRNYDGLQFETRYQLFDDLLLNGSWTTQLRNEGNFDGEGTNTPGVSSVYGDWPEISPADRFYPWGRLDDYQKQRVRVWGIYTLGVGSFGNLDIGAFWRYDSAENYSLASSSFRVTPEQQAILDELGYIDGPSSRTLYYSDGRGSELYNGSGRFDLSLHYDIPVWRRLRPWVKIEWYNLTNNDKLLYFNTTVRPDFDGPLDALGIPTAYIEGDRFGEATAAGDYRSARSFLIAWGFRF
- a CDS encoding alpha/beta hydrolase, whose amino-acid sequence is MPDRHENHAARTVAPASPSRRRFLRETAAALAAAPFVRPAFALGQPAVRPAPGLPAPHFVTTNGIRMAVYERGEGLPVVFVHGFPELAYSWRNQFRSYPAAGLRAIAPDMRGYGLTDRPAEVDGYAIPSLCADLVGLLDALDIERALFCGHDWGGAAVWTMPRLYPDRVLGVIGVNTPAFGGQAPSAPAEEPLIVFTENYYATTFLEPGRAEAVFSRDVRRALEMIFRRGWYWDVENMRGYPPDSAEKTMDMLRMIEEDNYRGELILPADVLDYWVETFEATGFTGGLNYYRANIGRGGGTPRPTGDIDVPCLYVGAENDTILRPSSSDAMPSFIPDLERRVIADCGHWTQQEQPEEFDRLTLDWIRRKFRSA
- a CDS encoding helix-turn-helix transcriptional regulator; this encodes MGGSVESVGGGCGVGRHRWWPNPSIISPAAAARETAGFLDADRVEPNRVTACRRGRGRAALTPWRKSRCQPRRIVEGEHPVRVWRTHRGMTARSLAVAAGIPSSYLSAIERGVKPGSVKALKSLATALDVPLDDLV
- a CDS encoding PQQ-dependent sugar dehydrogenase: MQLARSLAATTLLVVAAALPAGAQVQAVNDPIAEPIRKGDLVVEANRFVRAPQTEESALDAITNLAYARIQYLTPIGDGSGRLVLNDLRGPLYITDESGMEPVTYLDIRTRDVGFDDSMFPNETGLVGIAFHPQFAAAGTPGYGKFYTAYSATSESGRADYLDDDAESHESVIREWTADDPAANVFSGTSREVFRIGQFASNHNIGVIAFNPTAAAGSPDYGILYASLGDAGAANDPRDFSQSLGVPHGAIIRIDPLAGDGSRGYGIPVDNPFVGEAGVAPEIWAYGLRHAQQFSWDTDGRMFMGDIGQNFVEEVNLGVPGANYGWRLREGTFATGYAVGARRPGRVYPRPAQDDQAFVYPVAQYDHGEGNAVGGGFVYRGQAIPALQGKYVFTDFPRGRVLYIDADTLVAGQLAEIRELRLIVDGEERDLVDVAGFPNTYGRGDRVDARLGIDSTGELYLLTKGDGWVRKLGPARAQ